The genome window AGTCAGGTCTATAGAAGTTCTCTCCAAATACCTGGTTCAACATTCCCAGGTTTTCGTAACGAAACTGCTCGGCGAATGCATACCCGCGCGTTTTTCCAACCCGCGCGCAGAATTCGCGAATGGCGTTGCCTATGAAGGCGCGGTATCCGTCCCTATCCATTTCTCTCAGGCCGGGCAGGTCAATGCCCAGTGCTGCCGCCTCTGCAAGGACGAGATCTACCGTGAGCGCCATCTGACAATCGTGCTTCAGCAAGGCTTCAACTTTCATGTCAATGGTCGATGATATATCGACGAACATTCGGGCATCGTCTGACGGGTGTTTAGCGAACCAGTACGCCTCGGTGCATTTGTACGGTGCAAACGCATGTTCGGGGTGAAACAAGGGGTTAGCCGCAAAGGAAGCCGCTTCATACGCTGCCATCCCGACGAGGCGGTGGTCCGGATGGTCCTCCCGCGCGGCAAA of Candidatus Hydrogenedentota bacterium contains these proteins:
- a CDS encoding PIG-L family deacetylase, producing MERKKTVLAVVAHADDLEFMAGGTVARLVDEKGYDVYEYILTDNSVGSFRLSKEELIRVSAEEALEAGRILGLKEVRLEGYPDAFLNETHPNVIRSKVMSFVREVKADIVMSWDPFAAREDHPDHRLVGMAAYEAASFAANPLFHPEHAFAPYKCTEAYWFAKHPSDDARMFVDISSTIDMKVEALLKHDCQMALTVDLVLAEAAALGIDLPGLREMDRDGYRAFIGNAIREFCARVGKTRGYAFAEQFRYENLGMLNQVFGENFYRPDFG